In one Bradyrhizobium cosmicum genomic region, the following are encoded:
- a CDS encoding c-type cytochrome yields the protein MRRQFISHAMVAAALLALGSLPASAADIAAGKAKAEVCAGCHGENGISQTENIPSLAGQPDQFLQWQLVFFRAGSRKNEQMQPIAEEISNEDIRNLGAYFSSLTPPKGPEDKDSDLSKKGAQVAVGRRCASCHTDSFAGTKAVARIAGQREEYLVKALHDYKAGQRVGGGVAAMADVAYAMSDEEITAVAHYLAHYK from the coding sequence ATGCGCCGGCAGTTCATCTCGCACGCAATGGTCGCGGCTGCGCTCCTCGCGCTGGGATCCCTCCCCGCCAGCGCGGCCGACATAGCCGCCGGTAAGGCCAAGGCGGAAGTCTGCGCCGGCTGCCATGGTGAGAACGGCATCTCGCAGACCGAGAATATCCCCTCGCTCGCCGGCCAGCCCGATCAATTCCTGCAATGGCAGCTCGTGTTCTTCCGCGCCGGCTCGCGCAAGAACGAGCAGATGCAGCCGATCGCCGAGGAGATCAGCAATGAGGACATCCGCAATCTCGGCGCCTATTTTTCGTCGCTCACGCCGCCGAAAGGTCCGGAGGACAAGGACTCCGATCTGTCGAAGAAGGGCGCGCAGGTCGCGGTCGGCCGCCGCTGCGCCTCATGCCACACCGATAGTTTCGCCGGCACCAAGGCGGTGGCGCGCATCGCCGGCCAGCGCGAGGAATATCTCGTGAAGGCGCTGCACGACTACAAGGCAGGCCAACGTGTCGGCGGCGGCGTCGCCGCGATGGCGGACGTCGCCTACGCGATGAGTGACGAAGAGATCACCGCGGTCGCGCATTATCTGGCGCATTACAAATAG
- the panE gene encoding 2-dehydropantoate 2-reductase produces MRILVVGAGAIGGYFGGRLLQAGRDVTFLVRPRRASELASAGLVIKSPNGDVTLKNPPTVQADKLAEKFDVVLLSCKAFDLDDAIKSLAPAVGPNTAIIPMLNGMKHLDTLDARFGRERVLGGLCAIAATLNEQREVVQLQPMQSLNFGERDGQLSDRVKAIDEAFKNAIKGAAASQNIMQDMWEKWVFLSSLAASTSLMRTSVGNILAAPGGRDFLLGMLDETSAIATASGYTPGGPFFERVKGNLTTEGSPMTASMFRDIKAGLPVEADHVIGDLIARADEAKVPVPKLRIAYTHLKAYEKQRAG; encoded by the coding sequence ATGCGTATCCTCGTGGTCGGCGCCGGCGCCATTGGCGGCTATTTTGGTGGCAGGCTATTGCAGGCCGGCCGCGACGTCACCTTCCTGGTCCGTCCCAGGCGCGCCAGCGAACTGGCAAGCGCCGGCCTCGTCATCAAGAGCCCGAACGGCGACGTAACGCTGAAGAATCCTCCGACGGTGCAGGCCGACAAGCTCGCGGAAAAATTCGACGTCGTGCTGCTGAGCTGCAAGGCGTTCGACCTCGACGACGCCATCAAGTCGTTGGCGCCGGCGGTCGGGCCGAATACGGCCATCATCCCCATGCTCAACGGCATGAAGCATCTCGACACGTTGGATGCCAGGTTCGGCAGGGAGCGCGTGCTCGGCGGCCTCTGCGCCATCGCCGCGACGCTGAACGAGCAGCGCGAGGTGGTGCAGCTCCAGCCGATGCAATCGCTCAATTTCGGCGAGCGCGACGGGCAATTGTCGGACCGGGTCAAGGCGATTGATGAGGCCTTCAAGAACGCCATCAAGGGTGCCGCCGCCAGCCAGAACATCATGCAGGACATGTGGGAGAAGTGGGTGTTCCTCTCCTCACTCGCCGCGAGCACCAGCCTGATGCGCACCTCGGTCGGCAACATCCTCGCCGCTCCCGGCGGCAGGGACTTCCTGCTCGGCATGCTCGATGAGACCAGCGCGATTGCCACCGCATCAGGCTATACGCCGGGCGGACCGTTCTTCGAGCGCGTGAAGGGCAACCTCACCACCGAAGGCTCGCCGATGACGGCCTCGATGTTCCGCGACATCAAGGCGGGACTTCCGGTCGAGGCCGACCACGTCATCGGCGACCTCATCGCGCGCGCTGACGAGGCCAAGGTGCCGGTGCCGAAGCTGCGCATCGCGTACACGCATTTGAAGGCGTATGAGAAGCAGCGGGCGGGGTAG
- a CDS encoding 2-hydroxychromene-2-carboxylate isomerase — MTRTAPQFLFDFGSPNAYLSHLAIPAIEQCIGVKFEYVPILLGGIFKSTNNKSPAETLAGIKNKREFQTVETERFIKRFKVKPYVMNPFFPVNTLNLMRAAIAAQAEGVFETYVEAAFHHMWREPKKMDDPEVAAKALASSGLDAQKLFARAQEPDVKGKLIKNTEEAVARGAFGSPTFFVGNEMFFGKEQLREVEEMVLGA; from the coding sequence TTGACCCGCACAGCCCCCCAATTCCTGTTCGATTTCGGCAGCCCGAACGCCTATCTCAGCCATCTCGCGATTCCGGCGATCGAGCAGTGCATCGGCGTCAAATTCGAATACGTGCCGATCCTGCTCGGCGGCATCTTCAAGTCGACCAACAACAAGTCGCCGGCCGAGACGCTGGCCGGCATCAAGAACAAGCGCGAATTCCAGACGGTCGAAACCGAGCGCTTCATCAAGCGCTTCAAGGTCAAGCCTTACGTCATGAATCCCTTTTTCCCGGTCAACACGCTGAACCTGATGCGCGCCGCAATCGCGGCGCAGGCCGAGGGCGTGTTCGAGACATATGTCGAGGCCGCCTTCCACCACATGTGGCGCGAGCCAAAGAAGATGGACGACCCTGAAGTCGCCGCGAAAGCACTGGCCTCCTCCGGCCTCGATGCCCAAAAATTGTTCGCCAGGGCCCAGGAGCCGGACGTGAAGGGCAAGCTGATCAAGAACACCGAGGAGGCGGTCGCCCGCGGCGCGTTCGGCTCGCCCACCTTCTTCGTCGGCAACGAGATGTTCTTCGGCAAGGAGCAGCTGCGCGAGGTCGAGGAGATGGTGCTGGGCGCATAG
- a CDS encoding MATE family efflux transporter, producing the protein MSAPGPLWQTFLRFLAPLMLSNALQSLFGTVSNVYLGQMIGVNALAAVSVFFPVFFFLFAFVMGLSTGATVLIGQAFGAGKHGKIKSVVGTTLAVGMLLSISVGLIGGLFSRQLMMLLATPADILDQASRYARIMLLTMPLGFVFLLMTAMIRGVGDAVTPLLALALSTVIGLILTPILIRSEVGITSPAWAAAISNAVTLIILAVYLLRKKHALAPDIALLRHVRLNRALLGQILGIGLPSAVGMVVMAIAELVLLGLVNGYGSDATAAYGAVNQVMGYTQFTAMSISIAVSILGAQAVGGGDRTRLDGIVRTGLAFNLVLTGGLVALIYLAPRAVLGLFITDGAVLDLAKELLFIALWSSVPFGMATVFSGAMRAAGVALTPMLLAIFAIVVIELPSAVILSRAIGLEGVWAAYPIVFCAMFVLQMGYYLLVWRKRAIQRLI; encoded by the coding sequence ATGTCCGCTCCAGGGCCGCTCTGGCAAACATTCTTGCGCTTCCTCGCACCGCTCATGTTGAGCAACGCGCTGCAATCGCTGTTCGGCACCGTCAGCAACGTCTATCTCGGCCAGATGATTGGCGTGAATGCGCTGGCAGCGGTCTCGGTATTCTTTCCGGTGTTCTTCTTCCTGTTCGCCTTCGTCATGGGCTTGAGCACCGGCGCCACCGTGCTGATCGGCCAGGCCTTTGGGGCGGGCAAGCACGGCAAGATTAAAAGCGTCGTCGGTACGACGCTCGCCGTCGGCATGCTGCTCTCGATCTCTGTCGGGTTGATCGGCGGCCTGTTCAGCCGGCAACTGATGATGCTGCTCGCAACGCCCGCGGACATTCTCGACCAGGCAAGCCGTTACGCGCGCATCATGCTGCTCACGATGCCACTCGGCTTTGTGTTCCTGCTGATGACGGCGATGATCCGCGGCGTCGGCGACGCCGTGACTCCGCTGCTGGCGCTGGCTTTGTCGACGGTGATCGGACTGATCCTGACACCGATACTGATCCGCAGCGAAGTCGGCATCACCAGCCCGGCCTGGGCGGCGGCGATCTCCAACGCCGTGACGCTGATCATTCTCGCAGTATACTTGCTGCGAAAGAAGCACGCGCTCGCACCGGACATCGCGCTGCTGCGCCATGTCCGGCTCAACCGCGCGCTGCTCGGACAGATCCTCGGCATCGGCTTGCCGAGTGCGGTCGGCATGGTGGTGATGGCGATCGCAGAACTCGTGCTGCTCGGCCTCGTCAACGGCTACGGCTCCGACGCCACCGCGGCTTACGGCGCCGTCAATCAAGTGATGGGCTACACGCAGTTCACGGCGATGTCGATTTCGATCGCGGTCTCGATCCTCGGTGCGCAGGCGGTCGGCGGCGGGGACAGGACACGGCTCGACGGCATCGTCCGCACCGGCCTCGCATTCAACCTCGTGTTGACCGGCGGGCTGGTGGCGCTGATCTACCTGGCACCGCGCGCGGTCCTCGGCCTCTTCATCACCGACGGCGCCGTGCTCGATCTGGCGAAGGAGTTGCTCTTCATCGCCCTGTGGAGCTCGGTGCCGTTCGGCATGGCGACGGTATTTTCCGGCGCCATGCGGGCTGCGGGCGTGGCGCTGACGCCGATGCTGCTGGCGATCTTCGCGATTGTCGTGATCGAGCTGCCATCCGCGGTGATCCTGAGCCGCGCCATCGGCCTTGAAGGTGTATGGGCCGCCTATCCCATCGTATTCTGCGCCATGTTCGTTTTGCAGATGGGCTATTACCTCCTGGTGTGGCGCAAGCGGGCGATCCAGCGCCTGATCTGA